CGACAGCTGGCGGCGGCACTACCGGGGCGCCTACTCGGACGCGTTCCTGGACGGCGACGTGGTCACCAACCGGCTGTCGGTGTGGAGTTCGCGCCTGGCCGCTCCGGGTGCGTCCGCGACGATCGTCGCGGAGGACGGCTCCGGCCTCCTGCAGGGATTTGTGCACGTCGTCTTCGACGACGACCCGCAGTGGGGCAGCCTCGTCGACAATCTGCACGTCATCAACGACCGCAGGCGTACGGGTGTGGGCGGCGCACTCCTGGCCCGGGCGGCGGAGGCGGCCGTCGACGGGGCGACGTCAAAAGCCCTGTACCTGTGGGTACTTGAGCAGAACACGGCGGCCCAGGGCTTCTACGAGGCCTTCGGCGGTACGTGCTCGGAGGAGGCGACGGTCGGGGCCCCCGGCGGCGTCGCCACCCGCCTCAACGGCACTCCGAAGAAGCTCCGTATGACATGGGCGGACGCCGCCTCGGTGAAGCGCGAGCCGGTCGCGGAGCGCTGACCTCCACGGACTCAGTGGAGCACCAGGCACGTGGTCGTGGCGTGCGCGACCAGCTTCCCCTGCTCGTCCAGGACCTTCCCCTCGGCCGTTGCGGTGCGGCGGCCGGCGTGGATGACGGTGCCTTCGGCGGTGAGCGTGCGCCCGTCGGTCTGCGCGGCCCGGATGTAGTTCACCTTCAGCTCCAGGGTCGTGTAGCCGACGCCGGCGGGCAGCGTGGTGTGCACCGCGCAGCCCATGACCGAGTCGAGCAGGGTGGCCGCGATGCCGCCGTGCACGGTGCCCAGCGGATTGGCGAAGTCGGGGCGGGTGTCGAGCGAGGCGACGATACGGCCGTGCTCGACTTCGTCGAAGCGCATGCCGAGCAGCCGGCCGATGGAGGGGACGTCGGCGGGGCGCTCGGTCTGGAACCAGCGCATGAGTTCGAGGCCGGACAGAGCGGTGAGGTCGGTGGAGGTCACGGGGATTCCTTGATGTCGTGCAGCTGGGTGCGGTGTCAGCCGAGGGGGTTGGCGGTGTCGCGCAGGGCGGCCAGCGCCGGGGCGTACATCCGGGTCTTGATGGTGCGGAGGGTGTCGCCGGCCTTGTTCACCTGCGCCTGGGCGAGTTCGAGCGCGGCCGTACGGACGGCGTCCTCGGCGACCGCCCGGTCGACGATCCCGGCGGCCGCGGCATCGGCCCCGCCGTAGCGGTGGGCCGTGAGCATGGCCCGGTGTGCGGTCTGCGGGGCCAGCCGGGCCTGGATGAGGGCGGACATGCCGGGGGAGAAGGGGATGTTGATGTCCGCCTCGGGCAGGCACCAGTAGCCGCGGTCGGCGCGCATCACGCGGAAGTCGTGGGCGAGGGAGAACATCGCGCCGGCGGCGAAGGTGTGCCCCTGGAGGGCGGCGACGGTGATCATCGGCAGCGACAGCATCCGCGCGAAGAGCTCGTGGACCGAGACGACGTAGTCCTCCTGCTGGTCGGCGTGGGCGAACAGCCAGTCCAGGTCGAGGCCGTTGGAGTAGAACTTCCCCGTCGCGGCCGTCACCAGGGCCTTGGGGCCTTCGGCCTTCTCCACCTCGTCCAGCGCGGCGCTCACGGAGGCGAGCCAGTCGGGGTGGAAGCGGTTCTCGCCGTCTCCGAGGTCGAGGACGAATACGTTGTCGTGGCGGTCGAGCGTGGGCATCTCGGCTCCTCAATGCGGGCTGGGTCGGAGTGCGTGGATCAGCAGGTCATGGATCTCGGCGGCGGCCGCATCCAGCGGCGCGGAGCTCTGTTCGACGCGGCACATGATCACCGCGCCTTCGATCGCGGCGACGATGAACGCGGCCAGCCGCCCGGCCCGTTGTTCGGTCAGGCCGTGCCGGACGAGCGGTGCCGCGAGCGCCTCCTGCCAGCGGGCGAAGACGGAGGCGGCGGAGCGGGCCAGCTGCGGGGCGTCGTCGTTGGTCTCCACCGCGACCGCCACGACGGGGCAGCCGGCCCGGAAGCCGCTGCTGACGAGCCGTTCGCGCCAGAGCACGAAAAACCCGTCGATCGCCTGCACCGGATCGTCGCCGTCCTGCATCGCGGCGTCGAGCAGACCGGCGATGAAGTCCCCGGCGAGAGCCACCGCCTCGTCGAGGAGCTGGGCCCTCCCGCCGGGAAAGTGGTGGTACACCGAGCCGCGAGGAGCACCACTGTGCTCCAGTACGCGGTCGATGCTGGTGCCGCCTGCCCCGTATTCGCGCAACAGAGCGGCGGTACTGACGATCATGCGCTCACGGCTGTCGCTCTTGCGGGGGCTCATGGGACGGCCTTTCCGGAGGCACGGTCGGACGGACCTCGCCCGTGTCATCTACCTCCCGGTAACTTATGGGGTATGCCATAGAACATGCAAGGGGTCGGCGCCGACGATCAGGCCAGCCGCAGATCGACGAAGGCGACGCTGTCACCGGGCAGTACGTACCGCTCGATCTCGACGAACCCCTGCGCCAGCGCGAACCGCAGCCCCTCCGGATTGGACTCCAGGACAACGGTCTCGACGACCTCGGCCCCGAGCTCCCGCGCCACCGCGAGCCCGTGCGCGTAGAGCTGCCCGCCGAGCCCCTTGCCGCGCTGCTCGGGCAGGATGCGGGCGATCACGGTGGCGGTGGCCCCG
The sequence above is drawn from the Streptomyces sp. NBC_01465 genome and encodes:
- a CDS encoding GNAT family N-acetyltransferase — translated: MAQLTFRSAGPDDAEGIARLHADSWRRHYRGAYSDAFLDGDVVTNRLSVWSSRLAAPGASATIVAEDGSGLLQGFVHVVFDDDPQWGSLVDNLHVINDRRRTGVGGALLARAAEAAVDGATSKALYLWVLEQNTAAQGFYEAFGGTCSEEATVGAPGGVATRLNGTPKKLRMTWADAASVKREPVAER
- a CDS encoding PaaI family thioesterase, with translation MTSTDLTALSGLELMRWFQTERPADVPSIGRLLGMRFDEVEHGRIVASLDTRPDFANPLGTVHGGIAATLLDSVMGCAVHTTLPAGVGYTTLELKVNYIRAAQTDGRTLTAEGTVIHAGRRTATAEGKVLDEQGKLVAHATTTCLVLH
- a CDS encoding enoyl-CoA hydratase-related protein, which encodes MPTLDRHDNVFVLDLGDGENRFHPDWLASVSAALDEVEKAEGPKALVTAATGKFYSNGLDLDWLFAHADQQEDYVVSVHELFARMLSLPMITVAALQGHTFAAGAMFSLAHDFRVMRADRGYWCLPEADINIPFSPGMSALIQARLAPQTAHRAMLTAHRYGGADAAAAGIVDRAVAEDAVRTAALELAQAQVNKAGDTLRTIKTRMYAPALAALRDTANPLG
- a CDS encoding TetR/AcrR family transcriptional regulator, whose translation is MSPRKSDSRERMIVSTAALLREYGAGGTSIDRVLEHSGAPRGSVYHHFPGGRAQLLDEAVALAGDFIAGLLDAAMQDGDDPVQAIDGFFVLWRERLVSSGFRAGCPVVAVAVETNDDAPQLARSAASVFARWQEALAAPLVRHGLTEQRAGRLAAFIVAAIEGAVIMCRVEQSSAPLDAAAAEIHDLLIHALRPSPH
- a CDS encoding GNAT family N-acetyltransferase, encoding MEQVDGEPSLRDWQHVHNLIIPAASSVLSLDEVRERAGRNRLYVAYLGGALVGCSTVRTPTVDNGATATVIARILPEQRGKGLGGQLYAHGLAVARELGAEVVETVVLESNPEGLRFALAQGFVEIERYVLPGDSVAFVDLRLA